The Sphingosinicellaceae bacterium genome includes the window GTGGTGTTCTTTGTGCTGGTCGCGGCGCTGTTCCCGTTCGCGGTGGGCCCCGATGCCCGGCTGCTGGCGCGGATCGCGGGCGGCGTGGTCTGGGTCGCGGCACTGCTGGCGGCGCTGCTACCGGTCGAGACGCTGGTGGCCGCCGACCGCAGCGACGGCACCCTCGACCAGCTTGTCAGCCGCGGTATCGCGCTGGAGATCGTCGTTGCGGCGCGGCTGGTCGCGCACTGGCTGGGGTTCGCGCTGCCGCTGCTGCTGGCGCTCCCGGTCGCGGGTGTGCTGCTCGGCCTCGACGGCGTCACGCTGCGCCAGACCGCGCTCGGGCTGCTGCTCGGCACGCCGGGGCTGGCAGCGCTGGCGCTGATCGCTGCGAGCCTGACCGCGGGGCTCAGGGGTGGCGGCGCGCTGGCCGGGCTGATCGTACTCCCGCTCGCGCTGCCGGTGCTAATCTTCGGGGTCGGGCTGGCGTCGGGCACTGGCGGCGGCGCGCTCAAGCTGCTCGCGGCGTCGAGTCTCGTGCTGGTCGCGGTCGCGCCTTTCGCCAGCGGCGCAGCGCTGCGCAGCGGTATGGACTGACCACCGTATTGGAGTCACACTGTCAGTTAAGCCTTGGGAGAGTTCGATGAACAGGATTTTCGCAGCCTTCGCCGCGCTCGCGTTCGGAGCACTGGTTTCGACAAGCGCCACGGCGGCCCCCTCCAAGCCGTTGAACTACGACTGCACCAAGGCCGGCAACAAGAACAAGGCTGCATGCAAGGGTGCCGCGCCAGCGACGGCAGCGACCCCAGCCGCGAAGCCCGTACCCGTCACCAAGACCATTGCCGCGCCGAAGTCTGCGACCGCGGCCAAGCCGATGACGTACGACTGCAGCAAGGCAGGCAACAAGAACAAGGTGGCGTGCAAGGGCGCTGCACCGCCGCCCGCCACCACCGGGGTTCCGGTCGCCAAGCCCGTGGCCCCGATGGCGTCGCAGGCCCCGATTGCAGCGGCGCGGCCCACCGCTGCGGCGCCTGCGGCGGTGACTCCAACCGTCGCCGCGACAGTCCGGCCCCGCGCCCCGAAGGCACCGGCGGCGGTCAATCCCAACGTCGTCCAGGCGACGACCAAGACCGGCAAGATCGTCCACTACGACTGCTCCAAGAAGGGCAATTTGACCAAGACCGCATGCAAGCGCTGAGCCGCGGCACTTCTGGGCCTGTACCCGGCGACGCGGCCTGCTATTAGGGCGGCGGCCATGCACCGCTTCGCCAATCCCGCCCGTTTCCTGCGTATCGCGCGTGTCGCGACGCCGCTGTTGCTCGTGCCCGGGCTGCTGCTGACGCTTGCCGGGCTTTACGTCGGCCTGTTCGCATCGCCGCCCGACTACCAGCAGGGCGACAGCGTCCGCATCATGTACGTCCACGTGCCCGCCGCCTGGCTTGGTTCGGGGGGCTACCTCGGCCTCGCGCTGGCGAGCGCGGCGGCGCTCATCTGGCGGCACCCGCTGGCCTCGGTGGCGGCGCGCGCGATCGCTGTGCCGGGCGCGCTGTTCACCGCGATCTGCCTGGTGTCGGGGTCGCTGTGGGGCAAGCCGACCTGGGGCACTTATTGGGTCTGGGATGCGCGGCTGACCTCGATGCTGGTGCTGCTGTTCCTCTATCTCGGCTATCTCGCGCTCGCGTCCGCCGAGGCCGACCGCGAGGATGCCAAGGGCGCGGCGATCCTCAGCCTGGTCGGCGTCGTCAACCTGCCGATCATCAAATACTCGGTCGAGTGGTGGCATACGCTGCACCAGGGTCCGAGCATCACCCTGACCAAGTCGGCGATCGACCCGTCGATGCTGCTGCCGCTGTTCCTGTCGCTCGGCGGCTTTACCTTGCTGTTCGGCGCCGTGGTCCTGATGCGGATGCGGACCGAGTTGGCGGCGACCCGCGTTCGGGTGCGGAGCCGGCGGCTGGCGGAGGCGCACGCGTGAACCACGTCGAGTACATCGTCCCGGCCTATGCGCTGACCGTCGCCGGGCTGGTCGGGCTACTGGTCGTCAGCTGGCTGAGGATGCGCGCGGCCGAGCGTGCCGCCGACGTCGTCCGCAGCCGAAGCCGGGAGCCGCGCTCATGAAGGCCAAGCATCAGCGCCTCAGCCTCGTCGTCGGCGCGCTGGTCGCGCTCGGCGGGGCGATGCTGCTCGGCGTCTCGGCGCTCGGCGATAACGCGACCTATTTCTACGCACCGTCGGACATCGCCAACAAGCCGCCGCGGCCTGACGAGGCGATCCGCCTCGGCGGCATGGTCGAGCGCGGATCGCTGGCGCACGCTGGCGCGGCGACAGTCGCCTTCCGTGTTACCGACAACGCCCGCGAGGTCGCGGTCCGCTACACCGGCATCGTCCCCGACCTGTTCCGCGAAGGGCAGGGCGTCATCGCCGAGGGCAAATTCGCCAACGGGGTGTTCGTTGCCGACACCATCCTCGCGAAGCACGACGAAAAATACATGCCCCCTGAGGTCGCGGGCGCGATGCACAAGGTGCCGGGCAAGGTGGAATGACCGTCGCCGGTCGGGTCGAATGACCGCCAGCGGAGTCGCGTGACGGCGCGCGCCGAGGCCCGCTCCGCGTGATCGCCGAAGTCGGGCATGCGCTGCTTTGGCTCGCGGCCGCGTGCGCGCTGCTGCAGACGA containing:
- the ccmB gene encoding heme exporter protein CcmB; its protein translation is MILALIRRDLILALRRPSALAVPVVFFVLVAALFPFAVGPDARLLARIAGGVVWVAALLAALLPVETLVAADRSDGTLDQLVSRGIALEIVVAARLVAHWLGFALPLLLALPVAGVLLGLDGVTLRQTALGLLLGTPGLAALALIAASLTAGLRGGGALAGLIVLPLALPVLIFGVGLASGTGGGALKLLAASSLVLVAVAPFASGAALRSGMD
- a CDS encoding heme ABC transporter permease: MHRFANPARFLRIARVATPLLLVPGLLLTLAGLYVGLFASPPDYQQGDSVRIMYVHVPAAWLGSGGYLGLALASAAALIWRHPLASVAARAIAVPGALFTAICLVSGSLWGKPTWGTYWVWDARLTSMLVLLFLYLGYLALASAEADREDAKGAAILSLVGVVNLPIIKYSVEWWHTLHQGPSITLTKSAIDPSMLLPLFLSLGGFTLLFGAVVLMRMRTELAATRVRVRSRRLAEAHA
- the ccmD gene encoding heme exporter protein CcmD, translated to MNHVEYIVPAYALTVAGLVGLLVVSWLRMRAAERAADVVRSRSREPRS
- the ccmE gene encoding cytochrome c maturation protein CcmE; this translates as MKAKHQRLSLVVGALVALGGAMLLGVSALGDNATYFYAPSDIANKPPRPDEAIRLGGMVERGSLAHAGAATVAFRVTDNAREVAVRYTGIVPDLFREGQGVIAEGKFANGVFVADTILAKHDEKYMPPEVAGAMHKVPGKVE